The DNA region TACCAATTCCGACGTTAGCGAGTCCTCCTTCGACGACAGTGCAAAAATAAAATCTCCTACTAGAGCCAAGCTTTCGAAATTGGAGCCTGGAATGTCCACGAGTACCTTCGTATTTTCACCCGTAACCTCGTCAGTAACTGCCTCAGAGACGTCATATCCATGAATCGACGACATAGTAGGTACTATGAACATGCCACGACCGTCATCCACAGCTATGTCGCTCGGCTGTTTGTCCAGAAACGAAATTCCGTTGGTTTGGTGAAGAATGCATTGTCTGGGGATAGGTCTGATTTGAGGCGAAGCTATGGAAGGTGGGAGAACGCGGCTTTCGTTTTCCTGCCAAAATCCACCGTTCTCGGGATCGCGTTGGTTCATGAAGATGATCAGAAGCGCCAAAAGACCAATGAAGATGGAACAGCCTAAGAAAGTAGGTCCAGTATGGTCGATGTAGCCATACGGTTCTCCCGACATGAGAAGTCTGACGCGGCGATGATAGGCATACAAAGCGTACGCTATGATAACAGCTGCGCATCCGCAAAGAAGCAGGCCAATGGATACCAAAGGATACTCAGGGTGCTGGGACTCAAATTCAAGTAAAATCACGGCAACAGTAACTTGAAGGAGCGCAGCACTGATCCATTGGATGAACGTGCGCTCGTTTGCGAAATAGCTCTTGGGTTCCACACGGGCAGGTTTTTTGGGGGCTATTCTTTGTTCAATCTTTGTCACTGATTCACGGCTTCTGGCGCTGGATGCACAGTTTCCAAACGGGCTCGTACCAGTCACATTCGTTTTGGAAAGCGACTGTTCACTAGAGGTTGATTGCGTTGTTGCGATTGGAAAGTTTCGGCTTGTAGCCATGCTAACCGGGGTGGCAACGTCATTGGCAGCTGTCGGCTTTCCAAAAAATAGTGGGATGAAAGTGTCATATTCGGCCCAGTAGGGAAGCACGTTGATCTTACCACCCTGAAAGGCCGCCGCGCCAGTTAAAAATTTGGAAAACTTTGCCGCGTCAAGAATCACACCGGAATCCAGCAATGCCTGCATACTGGCTGGCATTTCGCTTCCGGCCAACTTAATTTCATACACAGCGTACGGGACGGTTCGAGCCATGTCCGATCCAATTACAGCGTCGTCGGGCAGACACCAACTTCCACTGGAAGTGCGAGTTTCGTCAATGAGCGTAATATTGCGATCAATCGTGAGTCGCAATGAGTTGTCCTTGGGAGACTGAAAGGCAGCTCGGCTGTAGGCGGATCGCACGCATGGCCGTAGATCAAGTCGGACAACCAATTTATGCATTGTCAAAAGCAGATTGGCTGCCTTGCAAAGTTCCTCTTCGCCCATGTCTTTGTTGGCGGCCAAGACGATGGACTGTGCATCAGCAATGGTCCATTTGCGGTGGGCCAAAAAGTGCTTCATGTCGGCTTCTCGGATGTTGACACGTTCCTTGACGGACTTGGTGTTGACCCACTTTTCGTGGTGAGTTTTGAGTTCGAGAAAGACGGGCTTGCTTCCGGTGGGCTTCTTTCCGTACCAGCGCGCGCGGAGCAGTTGGGCTCCCTCGAGGCGCGCAATGCGATCGCGGTACAGCTTCATATCGGGCGAGTCGAAGTAGACCGAAGAAATCGTAGTGGCTAGAGTATCCCAGAGCTTGTCGCCTTCGATACGCTGGCAGTCGGCTTTGGATGTGAGCCGCCCGCTACATCCGTACACGAGCAGGGGAGCTTCCGATGCTGCCCCCAAAAGAAGTTCCGTAAGCTTGTCTTCCGAGACCCTGTAAAAGGTGGAAGTGAGTGGTAACGAAAGTGAGCAAGGCCGAAACAGAGAGTTGTGGTTTGTTCTGGTAGAGCGTCAGGTCTCTTGTTGCACAACGGACTAGATGAGTGAGACGTACCAGTACTTGGAGGTTACCCGCTCAAAGGAAGATGGAGCGACCCATTTGCTGTCGCCCCCGGGTCCTTGATTATCGGCCTCTCGGATAGCGTTGTACACATCGCtgaggacgacgacaaaggcAGAGCTGAGGCTGCGCTTGTTGGCCGATACCGACAGAGTGTCTACACAGCACGTGTGCAGCTGGGAGTCGGCGTAGGTCGCGACTCGGGTGAGGATATCGCTGCACTCTGCGGCAAAGCGCTGGAGTTGAATGTAGCCTTCTGCCTGTAGCTTGGCCTTTTGTTGAAAGCCCCGAACGGAGTCCCGCGAGAGACGACCACGAGCGTTGGATGTGACAATGTCCATGCTGGTCAAGAGGGCCTTGACGGCATATTCTTGATTCCGTTCTTCACTTTGAATGCAGACGGAAACTCGAGTGAGTTCCTTGGCAAAGAGAGCGAGAAAGGCAGCCGTCGCCGAAGAACTAACGTTGGTGCGGGCCTGTTCGGTAGCTTGAGCCAAGTCGACTTGACCGTTGAGCAGCTGGTGCTCCGCCTTGGCAATTTCGTTTATGAGGGCTTGTTCGTTAACGGACAAAGCCTCGTACGAAACCTCCACGGAAACGTTGGGAAAGTCATGGTCAGAAGACAAGTTCGATTTGCAGCTGGACGGGCGAGACTTTGCTCGGGACTGTTGCGGCGGCATGTTGGTTGATTTGGTGGTCGTCTTGGTGACAATGGACGCGAAAGTCAAGCTGGGAACAACACGCTTGTTGTGCGAGCCGGAGAGATAACGAGAATTGAATGTGCCTCGTCGAAATTGTGACCCCAATGATACCGGTCTAAGTTTGCACGACCGGAGTGGACGTAATTGACTATGTTGGCAACTTGGTCGGTTGTGTACGCGTTGAGTTGTGAGGAGCGTGACCTCATAGGTGCGTTGACAATCAGTGAGCGAACGTCGGAGTCGCCCGAGAACTTCAATATCGGTTAGTGTGTGCGTACTTAGGATTATCAACGGCTTGAGGGGCTGCCGTCATCCGACGTGGCCAGACTACTTAGAGTAGAAATAAATATCAACTGATTACGGTTGGGGGGCGCATCCGAATGTGGAGAGAGGACCGGTGAGAAAGGAAGACGTCATACCAGTAACCAGACAAGCCAAACTCAAATATTCCTGTTGCCACGAAATTACCCCATTCGGCGGCTGTACTTTTGCATCgttgctcactgtcaaacgcCGCGTGTCAAGAACCAGAACGAAGCGTTGTCGAGTTAGGCAGTCAGTCTGTCCGTGATGGACAATCCAAATCTCCagcaatcacagtcaaacattGGGTAGCACTGCCGCAGTGCCGAGACGTGAAAGACACGGACTGTTCGGAATCCATCAAGGGGAGGATCCACAGTCATTCATCTTCCCAAATATTCTCTTTCTCGCGGTTCCCCCGCATAGACCTAAGGACAATCAAGATGCGCTCATACCTTCTAGTAGCAGCTGTTATGCTGTACGGAACCTTTATGACGGGAGATGCCGTTCAAGGACCCGCCCCCGCAACGAAAGCTCCCTCCAGTTGTGCAGCGGTGGACGACACCACTTTGTTCGGCGTCGTACAGCGAGTACCGGCGCTCTCGGTACGAGGTGGACAAGTCCACGAACCGGAGAGCTTGGCAGATGTCGATGCGCTTGTCCTGAAAGCGGGATCGGAAGGAAAGCTGGTGGTCATTGATTTCTCGGCTACCTGGTGCGGTCCCTGCAAGATGATTGCTCCGCTCGTAAGTCCAGGCTGAGATCGATGAAGATTAGGCTGAGTCAAACAGGCAACGAGtcattcctttttcaattGGATTGCTAATCTCGTTCGGGACACTCCAGCACCTACTCACGCTATCTTTCCATGTTTCTTTCTACAGTTCCAACAGTTATCGGAAGCGATTCCCGGGGTGGTCTTTATCAAAATTGACGTCGACGAGAACCCCGACACGGCTGCCAAATATAACGTGTCGGCCATGCCAACCTTTGTGTTTCTTAAAAGCGGTGAAGTTATTGATCGTCTAATGGGAGCGAATCCGGCACGTTTGCAGGAATTGATCGATGAACACCAGTAACTAATGTAAGGATATGGATGTGTAGCTACACTGGGTTTTTTTTCTCTCGGGTGGATTCCTCGCGTAACGTAGCCGCATGCAATTGACAGTACATTCCTCGTTGAAAGGGATGAGTCGTCGTGACTGGTGTAGTTAGTGTACAGCGGTTAGTCTATGGTTACTTTGTGGGTGTTGGTTCTGGTTGCGCGCCGGTAAAGAAGGAGTCCCAGTGGGATGGTGCGTTCTCGTCGACCTTGCTCAGCGCGACTCTTGGTCGCACCACGACATCTGTTCGGCTATCCACGCCCGAATATGAGCTGCGCTTTGGCGGCGCCCGATCACTGTTTGCCGTAGCTTGTTCTCCGTACCGGCCCGTGAGCCGATCAAAATGCAACGGGGTGTGGCCCAGGTTGCCGTTGAAACGATTTTTCTTAACTTCAATATATTTCCGACGACCGTCGGTCTGGAGGATTAAAACGGTGTCGGCTTCCTGTGTTGCCTTGGCACTGCCGTAGATACTCGCCATGCTTAGTTTCATATCTTCTTGCTCCTTACGGGGGTGCACCACCAAGGTCACGTGAACGTTCTTGTCCGTAGCAAATTTACGGAACTTTTCAATCGCCACGTCTTGGACGTCAAACTTGTCGAACGTGGatgttttgtttttgttgcgaGAGATCATAAATTGCATATTGTCCAGAATGATGTGCTCGACATCGTTCACGTACACTGATAAAGCAAAAGGAGTGTGTAACCGAGTGAGAGACGCCGGTCGTCACGCATTGAAAAAAATGCATTCGTTACTTCCTACTCTCCGTAGCACGACGTACCTGCATAGTCCATGGCATCAAGAACGTCGTCGACATCGGACCCGCCGTGGAACTTCATAAAGTAAAAAGGCAGACGCTCGAAGCGATCAGCCAGCGCCTCCAATTTGCTCTCCACGGCTTGCTCACCGGTGGGAAGTGGTTCTCTCGAgaattgttgcataagttTGTGGATAAGTCGGGTATTTTTGATTTCGAAACTCCCCCACAACATATTGATCCCTTGTTCGGCCAAATCCAAACTCATCTGACCGAGGAATGTGGTCTTGCCACTCCCGGTGGGGCCCGTCAGTACGGTCATTTCTCCGCGACGGAATCCCTTGATAATGTTCGTCAGGGCCGGCAAGCTCGTCATGGGCACACCAACGTACTTGTCTGGATGAATGATTTCGTGGAGGACCGAGGAGCGCAGGTCCCGAAAGGTGAGAATGCGTTCGTGCGGGACTGGCTGGGCGTCCCGGAccatggcttccaaatcgaGGCCCTGCAAGAGCGCATCGTTGGCGTCCTTGGGCAGTGGAGCGTCCTCCGGGACGTGCTGTTTCCCCGGCTTGACAATGTATGTTCGTTCGAGACCAATTTTTTTGGCAAATTGCTCGGCTCCTTCCTGCCCCGGTCCGTCGTTGTCCATCCAGAGAATGATCTTGGCAAAGTTTTCGAGGAGTGGCAATACTTCGGGAGGCAGCGATCGACATCCGTTGGGTAAACTGACGGCGGGTCGTCCGGTGGCTTGCCATACGGCCATGGCGTCGTACTCGCCTTCGGTGAGGATGATTTCGGTGGCTTCCGGGGGGACCGTGTGAAAGCCGAAGAGTCCCCACCCACCCCCGGGCGGGTCCAAGCGTTGCCAGGATTTCTTGGCAACGGCGCGTACTTTAATGCGACGAGTCAAGAAGGATTGGtgtttggtttcttccaaAGAGAGTGGTGCGCCGTTGTTGGCTAGAGCTGTGGTTGGTATGGTGGTGATAGCGGTGGTTGGATCGTTGTGATGAccctcgtcgtcgtcgtcgtgagGATCGGTCCCAAGAGAGACATCGTCGGTCGGTGTGGTCGCGGGAGGGGGCTGGGAGGGTGCGGGCAAAGGTTCGGCGTTCCAGACAAACTTGGCTCCCCGGAGTTCTTCCTGATACTCTACGGCGGCCACACTCATGATCCAGGGAAAGCTGACACATTCGGCCTTGACCCATTGATTGGCGTCGTCCAGAAAGTTGTAATTGGCTCGTCCCACTCCGTACTTTCGGAGCGTCCGCTTCTGCAGTCCCCGGGTTTCCCGTAAGTAGGTTTCCACCTCGTTGGGTCCCTGATCGAACAACTGTGTCGAGTAACAGGCTTGCAGTTTCCGCGCCGGCAACGGCAAGGGTTCGACGTCTCGTTGGACGGGCGTCgatgtttccaaaaagtcccGGAAACGATCTTCGGTAGTCCGCGCCTGTGCCACCGACGCGTGTCGGACGCCCGCCTGGGGACGTTGCGATTTGGACTGCGTGGTGTTGGCCCAGGGTGCGTGGTGGGGCGTCCGGGCGCTGCGGAGTCCCGTCGACGGCCGCGTGGTGCCGACGCCGACGTCCGTGACGCCCGTGACGTGGAATCCTCCGAGCGTGGCTTTGAAGTCGTACCAGGATCCGCCGTTGCCGCAACGGTGACAAAAGTAGGCGCCGCCTCCGATCTGCAGGTAACACTTGTGCTGATTGTCGGCTTTGCCGTGCGTGGGCTTGTCGCAGAAGGGACAGGTGCGGAGAATGACGTGTGACGGAGTCGTCCGTGAGCCTTCCGTCTCGACGCCCTGTGCGTCGCAGTAGTCCAAAATGTCCCGGGCTGACAATTGCAAGGATTGGTTGTGTTTGGACACGAACACTTTGGAACGGCGTGTTTGACAGACGTGAGGTTTCTGGTGATTGTGATTGTTGCGCGTGTTGTGGGGGTAACTGGTGTGGGTACACACGACGGGTCTACCCGTGTGCAGAGACGCCGTACGGGAAGAGGACAACCCGAACGTTGGGATCGTCGGAGCGATCGAAGCGCTCCGGAGACGCCACCcgacacgacgacgatacgcGTGACGGACGTGTCGAGAGGGCAACATGAATCGACAGCAGTCGCAGCAATAGTAATTGTCGTAGGAATAGTAAcactcaacaacaaccactTCAGTACTAAGATACGACAATAGATACTAGAACAATGGCAACAacacagcaacaacaatggcaatgcCGTCGTGGTGATGATACGACGGCCGTGGTTTCGGCAAACTGGTGTTTTTTTTTGCCTCCGAGCGAGTCGGGCGCGGACGGGAAGCGACGCGGGGACGCGCGAGGAGGACTCTCCGCGCTGCCGTACTTAGGGTATTCGAATTCGATACCCTAATTGGATTTGAAAATGGCGCGTCTGCAGAGCTGTCTCTTTCCACACGCGTCACAACAACCACAAAATACccaaccaccaccaccaccaccaataCCCACACGGAACCAAAAGGTCCCCTTCGGACGACTACCTCTGTCATGGGAACACTTTATCCGTACAAGCGGCACCCAACCGGGACACAGCCAACCATCATGGTACAGGTAAGCGTGTTGTCGTCTACCGGACGGTTCCACCCTGGAAGGGGGTTTCTAACGAACGTTAGGGGACGGTGTTGTGAACAACCTACTCTAGGACGGACGGGGTTCGACTCGAGCCTAGTCGATGCCCCAAAACAGTCATCGAACTAGGGATACAATACTAAAGAGAACGCCAATGCCAACGCCAGTGCCAACGCAAATTAGTCTAGTAAACGAAGTAGGCCGAGACGTGTTCGGGGATGGGCCCATCGTTGTTTactccttcttttcttccggtGTGCCGTTCATCTTCTCCCACACCTTCTTGAGTTGGTTGGGCGAAGATTCCAGGAACTTGTCGTATCCCAGTTCCGACACCAAATCCGTCATGGCCTTGCTCTTGTCCACATTGTTAGCCTTGGCGAATTCCGCGGCTTTAAAGTCGGCGGCTTCCTTGGTGAAGGCCTTGAGGGTAtcgtcggcctttttcaaatcAAGCTCCACCGTGGAGACGGCTTCGGCGAACCACGGTTCGTCACCGCCATCCGCCGCACCCGAGTAACTGGCTTGTCCCACCGGACTGGTGCCGGGCACACGCCAGTTGCTGGGACTGACGGCCCCGAAGGTTCCCTGGCCACCGTCGCCGCCCTGCGCGGGCACGTACGCGTTCTTCTTGCCGAACTCCAAATCGTACTCGGCCATGGATACGGCCGTGGCGGCTAGAGTCATATCGAtcaatcatttccaaaatAGAGAAACATGGACACAAATATAAAATGGACACAAACAAGAAAGCAAAGAGGACAAATCGAGTCAGTGGTCGCCGTGTAGGGCAAAGGGACCCAGATTGGAAAACGCAACCATacgaaatggaagacacACTCTTCCGGGGATGCATTCCATCGTGCTCGACACGCGGCTGCGTTTGATCGATAgatacacacacactcacacagAAACAGACGATACACAATACAAGTCTACGTTGTTATACACGCATACGGAATCAGGACTACGTACAACGGACGCCGAATGCGGCGGGTGCAAACGCCGAAGcggtagtagcagtagcgATAAGAGCAGCGATGACCTTCATGGTGTATTTTTGGCTAGACCCGAAAACCAGAGAGAGTTTCACAGTGTGGGGCGTCGACTATCGTGCGCTGTACAACAGGTACCGTAGCCTACCGTACCGTACGGGTGAGCGTTTGGGGGGTGTCGCGAGTCGAATCCTAGCTACACTAGCTTCTAGCTAGAACGGGGCGTGCATCTCGCTGTGATGGGGGATATATCCCTGCCCGCTCCCGACGTTGCTCTCGCACCCAAACCCAACCCGTACGTTGAACCTTTTGGATCGTCACATTCGAGCTCTCGAAAGGTTTAGCACTCCGAGCGTGGCACCGCGCTCTCTACACGGTTGACCAACGAGACCACCCTGATCGGTCAACGTCACGAGACCAAGAAAAGTACATACACcggaaaaagaaatgaaTAGGCCAGATTGGCAGCAAAACAATAGTACATCCACCGCAATGCAATAGCGGAAAAATGGTGCCAACGGAAACTTATCCTTGACAGTCAGTCTGTCCATCTCTCCACAGACAGATACCGGTCGATTGTGACGGCGGATAGAGAATTCTGGATCGGTACTAACGTAAGCATATCTCATTGCACAATGAACACTCACTCTCTCAGTCCAAACAAATCTAGCTTTGGTGTGTTCACCTTTGCCTACGCCTTGACTACCAAGAGACACACAGGATTCTTAACGACGAGGAATGATTCCGCAACGAAAAAGCCTCGTGGGATGGCTGTGGGTAGTTGCCACAACGGCGTTTGCACCTCGGCCCACTCGCCAATGGACAAGGTTGCCTGATTCCTTCGGACCCACACGTTTCCACGGAATACACGCGTGTCGGCCACGCGACGGCACATCTTTGTCCGTCCTACCACACTCGGATTTACAACGTGTTCGGGAGGTTCGAGAAATGCCCGAGCCGCTGCCGTTGGAACTCAAAAATAGCTACTATCTGTTACGCCATGGACAGTCCACGGCCAACGTCGCGCAAGTCATTTCGTCGGATCGAATGACACTGGCGTACACCGACAAACACGACGTGACACTGTCCGGCTACCAACAAGGCAAGGACGCTGCATCCCAGCTCTTGGACGCTCTGGAGCGAAACGCCACTCGCGGAGAAAACGTAGTCTTCGTATCGTCGCCCTTTGCCAGAGCTCGTTCCACCGCCCGAGCCTGTCTCGACGGACTCCAGGAATTGGACGAACGCGTACAAGCCTTGGGACTCCTAGTGAATACTAATGTGGTTCTTGATGAGCGACTCATGGAGCGATTCTTTGGTCgactcgacgacgaagccatATACACCTACTCCTACGTTTGGCCCTTGGACAAGTTCAACGTGACCCATACAGCATTTGGCGTCGAATCGGTAGCGGCCGTTTGTACTCGTCTGCACGAACTCGTCACCGCACTGGAAGAAACCTACGAGCGCGCCCATATTGTTTGTGTCTCGCACGCGGATGTCTTACAGATTGCGCAATTATACGCCGCCCGCGCCGATAACGTCGGCGCCTTTTCCTCCTACCGCTTTCGCAACGGAGAAGTACGATCCATGATTTTGGGCACCACCGCCTGTTTGCCCGAACCATCTCCCTTGCTACCGCCCGAGCGAGGAACCAAAGTGTAGTCTAGAGCCATCTCTGCTGACGAGAGCAAGTGGTGCGTATCCGTATCCGGCTTCGACAGgagccaacaacaacacttcAGGGGCACGGTCTGTTGTCTAAGCAGGTTGTGGTTTTCGTTttatcttacagttagcacaCTATCGTTCACCTTATCCAAATTGCATACGGGTAAAAGGGGACAATCTTCCAAATGCAACGAG from Phaeodactylum tricornutum CCAP 1055/1 chromosome 18, whole genome shotgun sequence includes:
- a CDS encoding predicted protein, with protein sequence HNTRNNHNHQKPHVCQTRRSKVFVSKHNQSLQLSARDILDYCDAQGVETEGSRTTPSHVILRTCPFCDKPTHGKADNQHKCYLQIGGGAYFCHRCGNGGSWYDFKATLGGFHVTGAGVRHASVAQARTTEDRFRDFLETSTPVQRDVEPLPLPARKLQACYSTQLFDQGPNEVETYLRETRGLQKRTLRKYGVGRANYNFLDDANQWVKAECVSFPWIMKTKHQSFLTRRIKVRAVAKKSWQRLDPPGGGWGLFGFHTVPPEATEIILTEGEYDAMAVWQATGRPAVSLPNGCRSLPPEVLPLLENFAKIILWMDNDGPGQEGAEQFAKKIGLERTYIVKPGKQHVPEDAPLPKDANDALLQGLDLEAMVRDAQPVPHERILTFRDLRSSVLHEIIHPDKYVGVPMTSLPALTNIIKGFRRGEMTVLTGPTGSGKTTFLGQMSLDLAEQGINMLWGSFEIKNTRLIHKLMQQFSREPLPTGEQAVESKLEALADRFERLPFYFMKFHGGSDVDDVLDAMDYAVYVNDVEHIILDNMQFMISRNKNKTSTFDKFDVQDVAIEKFRKFATDKNVHVTLVVHPRKEQEDMKLSMASIYGSAKATQEADTVLILQTDGRRKYIEVKKNRFNGNLGHTPLHFDRLTGRYGE
- a CDS encoding predicted protein, whose protein sequence is MPPQQSRAKSRPSSCKSNLSSDHDFPNVSVEVSYEALSVNEQALINEIAKAEHQLLNGQVDLAQATEQARTNVSSSATAAFLALFAKELTRVSVCIQSEERNQEYAVKALLTSMDIVTSNARGRLSRDSVRGFQQKAKLQAEGYIQLQRFAAECSDILTRVATYADSQLHTCCVDTLSVSANKRSLSSAFVVVLSDVYNAIREADNQGPGGDSKWVAPSSFERVTSKYWVSEDKLTELLLGAASEAPLLVYGCSGRLTSKADCQRIEGDKLWDTLATTISSVYFDSPDMKLYRDRIARLEGAQLLRARWYGKKPTGSKPVFLELKTHHEKWVNTKSVKERVNIREADMKHFLAHRKWTIADAQSIVLAANKDMGEEELCKAANLLLTMHKLVVRLDLRPCVRSAYSRAAFQSPKDNSLRLTIDRNITLIDETRTSSGSWCLPDDAVIGSDMARTVPYAVYEIKLAGSEMPASMQALLDSGVILDAAKFSKFLTGAAAFQGGKINVLPYWAEYDTFIPLFFGKPTAANDVATPVSMATSRNFPIATTQSTSSEQSLSKTNVTGTSPFGNCASSARSRESVTKIEQRIAPKKPARVEPKSYFANERTFIQWISAALLQVTVAVILLEFESQHPEYPLVSIGLLLCGCAAVIIAYALYAYHRRVRLLMSGEPYGYIDHTGPTFLGCSIFIGLLALLIIFMNQRDPENGGFWQENESRVLPPSIASPQIRPIPRQCILHQTNGISFLDKQPSDIAVDDGRGMFIVPTMSSIHGYDVSEAVTDEVTGENTKVLVDIPGSNFESLALVGDFIFALSSKEDSLTSELVALSWVSDSQLQEQQRWTLDTPRAQGIAYVPGVDGGKGKFYISGDKGADVATSERGFIDIYEHVEVGEPDLVSHSLNTKLLTRGLIDSKIATLQFFEDHLYVLHDHAHLVRVWNIETGVTTAEWTLPQGEQWDGMMLVRQEVEEASPSDRRLRGSVRGLSDVPDNTASTSLMLHLSAESPPEVWSFGVSEGNLPGSIVLPECAAATV
- the Trx-h2 gene encoding thioredoxin h (thioredoxin h), which codes for MRSYLLVAAVMLYGTFMTGDAVQGPAPATKAPSSCAAVDDTTLFGVVQRVPALSVRGGQVHEPESLADVDALVLKAGSEGKLVVIDFSATWCGPCKMIAPLFQQLSEAIPGVVFIKIDVDENPDTAAKYNVSAMPTFVFLKSGEVIDRLMGANPARLQELIDEHQ
- a CDS encoding predicted protein (Phosphoglycerate/bisphosphoglycerate mutase); its protein translation is MIPQRKSLVGWLWVVATTAFAPRPTRQWTRLPDSFGPTRFHGIHACRPRDGTSLSVLPHSDLQRVREVREMPEPLPLELKNSYYLLRHGQSTANVAQVISSDRMTLAYTDKHDVTLSGYQQGKDAASQLLDALERNATRGENVVFVSSPFARARSTARACLDGLQELDERVQALGLLVNTNVVLDERLMERFFGRLDDEAIYTYSYVWPLDKFNVTHTAFGVESVAAVCTRLHELVTALEETYERAHIVCVSHADVLQIAQLYAARADNVGAFSSYRFRNGEVRSMILGTTACLPEPSPLLPPERGTKV